Proteins encoded within one genomic window of Chitinophaga parva:
- a CDS encoding heavy metal translocating P-type ATPase, whose amino-acid sequence METIHCKVVGMHCTNCALSVSKYLENKGMAAVNVSFATDEVSFQPPAGADVKAVLKGIAGMGYTVQLPEDEAKPVPFTRTLAFKVIFCAIFTAPLLLHMWLPWPALQHPILQLVLSTPVFLMGLWYFGRSGVRSLRNGVANMDVLVALGATAAYGYSLYGTINNLGHDYLFYETAASIILLVFVGNLLEERTVKQTTSAITALVKLQKTTARLITLAEDGNEEIQEVDNKSLKVGQQVLVNTGDKIPMDGTIYWGQATIDESMITGESEPVQRREKDKVIGGTILESGAIKVFITATGENTVLSYIIELVRQAQANKPPMQKLADRISAIFVPLVLGIALVTLCGWFFIGHTGLETAMMRAIAVLVIACPCAMGLATPAAVMVGLGRAARNGILIKGAHTLEAFKDIRQVVFDKTGTLTTGKLQVGSYHATGMSDEDFRATVYSLEKFSSHPIARSIAAAWKPAGDKGLQQLREHKGIGMSAKDKEGNVWQLGSYSLAAAQTQDDTHNIYLLKNNTLVGWVDLVDELRPNAKEVVETLHQRGIRTVLLSGDTAYKCNAIAQQLGIDEVYAGQLPEQKLQRLDALLQAAPTAMVGDGINDAPALAKATIGISLSDATQVAMQSANVVLLKNDLAGLPLALGLGKHTYLTIKQNLFWAFAYNVVAIPIAALGFLNPILAAGVMAVSDVVLAINSIRLRYKNIG is encoded by the coding sequence ATGGAAACAATCCACTGCAAGGTAGTCGGCATGCACTGCACCAACTGTGCATTGTCCGTTTCAAAATATCTGGAGAACAAAGGCATGGCCGCGGTAAACGTGAGCTTTGCCACCGATGAAGTAAGCTTCCAGCCACCTGCCGGGGCAGATGTGAAAGCGGTGCTCAAAGGCATTGCCGGTATGGGCTACACCGTACAGCTGCCGGAAGACGAAGCCAAACCCGTCCCTTTCACCCGCACCCTGGCATTCAAAGTGATCTTCTGCGCCATCTTCACCGCGCCTTTGCTGCTGCATATGTGGCTGCCCTGGCCGGCACTGCAGCACCCCATCCTGCAGCTGGTGCTCAGTACACCCGTATTCCTCATGGGCCTCTGGTATTTTGGCCGCAGCGGGGTGCGCTCCCTGCGCAATGGGGTAGCCAATATGGACGTACTGGTGGCGCTGGGCGCCACCGCGGCTTATGGCTACAGCCTGTACGGCACCATCAATAACCTGGGGCACGATTATCTCTTTTACGAGACCGCCGCTTCTATCATCCTGCTGGTGTTTGTAGGCAACCTGCTGGAAGAAAGAACGGTGAAGCAAACCACTTCCGCCATCACCGCGCTCGTAAAACTGCAAAAGACCACCGCCCGCCTCATTACCCTCGCGGAAGATGGGAATGAGGAGATCCAGGAAGTAGACAACAAATCACTCAAAGTAGGCCAGCAGGTGCTCGTGAACACCGGTGATAAAATACCCATGGACGGCACTATTTACTGGGGCCAGGCTACCATAGACGAATCGATGATCACCGGCGAAAGTGAGCCCGTACAACGCCGGGAAAAAGACAAGGTAATAGGCGGCACCATCCTGGAAAGCGGCGCTATCAAGGTGTTCATCACCGCTACCGGCGAGAACACAGTGCTGAGTTATATCATAGAACTGGTGCGCCAGGCGCAGGCTAACAAGCCGCCTATGCAAAAGCTGGCAGACCGCATCAGCGCCATTTTTGTGCCCCTGGTACTGGGCATTGCGCTGGTTACGCTCTGTGGCTGGTTCTTCATTGGCCACACTGGTTTGGAAACCGCTATGATGCGGGCCATCGCCGTATTGGTCATTGCCTGCCCCTGTGCCATGGGCCTGGCCACACCGGCTGCCGTAATGGTGGGTTTGGGGCGCGCTGCGCGCAATGGCATCCTTATCAAAGGGGCACATACCCTGGAAGCATTCAAGGACATACGCCAGGTAGTGTTTGACAAAACCGGCACCCTTACCACCGGCAAATTGCAGGTAGGCAGTTATCACGCAACAGGAATGAGTGATGAAGACTTCCGCGCCACGGTGTACAGCCTTGAAAAATTTTCTTCCCACCCCATTGCGCGTTCCATTGCCGCCGCCTGGAAACCTGCGGGGGACAAGGGGTTGCAGCAATTGCGGGAACACAAGGGCATCGGCATGAGTGCTAAAGATAAAGAGGGGAATGTATGGCAACTGGGCTCCTACAGCCTGGCGGCAGCCCAGACCCAGGACGATACGCATAATATTTACCTGCTGAAAAATAACACGCTCGTGGGCTGGGTAGACCTGGTGGACGAACTACGCCCCAATGCAAAGGAAGTGGTGGAAACCCTGCACCAGCGCGGCATCCGCACGGTGCTACTCAGTGGCGATACGGCGTATAAGTGCAATGCCATTGCGCAGCAACTGGGCATCGATGAAGTATATGCAGGCCAGCTGCCCGAGCAAAAACTGCAACGCCTGGACGCGTTATTACAAGCCGCACCCACGGCCATGGTGGGCGATGGCATTAACGATGCACCGGCATTGGCCAAAGCCACCATCGGTATTTCCCTGAGCGATGCCACACAGGTGGCTATGCAAAGTGCCAATGTGGTGCTGCTGAAGAACGACCTGGCCGGCCTGCCCCTGGCGCTGGGCCTTGGTAAGCATACCTATCTCACCATCAAACAAAATTTGTTCTGGGCCTTTGCTTACAATG
- the leuS gene encoding leucine--tRNA ligase, whose protein sequence is MEYNFRSIEQKWQQQWDATHAYRVSNDSDKPKCYVLDMFPYPSGAGLHVGHPLGYISSDIYARYKRLKGFNVLHPMGYDAFGLPAEQYALETGQHPAVTTENNINTFRTQLDNIGFCYDWERQVKTSDPSYYKWTQWLFLQIYNSWFNRHTQKAEPISTLVSIFAAEGNVRHECPGDRQLRFSAVDWQAYSEDARLQVLMQYRLAFLAYAEVNWCEALGTVLANDEVVNGVSERGGYPVVKKKMRQWFMRITEYANRLLEGLETVAYSDAMKEMQRNWIGKSQGAEIKFPIKGAPAETFITVYTTRPDTIYGVDFMVLAPEHELVSIITTGEQQATISAYIDYVQSRSERERMAEVKQVTGAFTGAYAINPISGQEVPVWISEYVLAGYGTGAIMAVPCGDQRDFGFAKHFDIPITNILGAAFNGQEANPTKDAILENSGSLNGTPMRDASEIVIRELENKGIGRRQINYKMRDAGFSRQRYWGEPFPIVYKHGVAHPIDEKELPLELPHIENYKPGPEGEGPLANITEWVDIAPGVRRETNTMPGYAGSSWYFLRYMDPHNSETFASRHATDYWNQVDVYVGGTEHAVGHLLYSRMWTKVFCDLDLIGFDEPYKKLINQGMIQGSSRFVYRVKGSNEYVSFGLKDQYETDRLHVDVNIVDGVVLDTAAFRKWKTDFADATFVLENGQYICGTEVEKMSKSKYNTVNPNELVDKYGADTFRMYEMFLGPVEQSKPWDTKGIEGVHRFLKKLWRLFYDEQKGWIVTEEAPSAEALKVLHKAIQKIDNDTENFSYNTAVSQFMICVNELATLKASRRAVLEPLLVLLAPYAPHIAAELWEALGNTTSVLDAAYPVFDEQYTKESAFNYPVAVNGKTRTEMSLPLDADNAAIEAAVLAHEDLQKWLDGKTVKRVVIVKGRMINLVI, encoded by the coding sequence ATGGAATACAATTTCAGGTCAATCGAGCAAAAATGGCAGCAGCAATGGGATGCTACCCATGCATACCGCGTCAGCAACGATAGCGACAAACCCAAATGTTATGTGCTGGACATGTTCCCCTACCCTTCCGGCGCCGGCCTGCACGTAGGCCACCCGCTGGGCTACATCTCCAGCGATATCTATGCCCGTTATAAACGCCTGAAAGGCTTTAACGTGCTACATCCCATGGGTTATGACGCCTTTGGCCTTCCCGCAGAACAATATGCCCTGGAAACCGGCCAGCACCCGGCGGTGACCACGGAAAATAATATCAACACCTTCCGCACCCAGCTGGATAATATCGGCTTTTGCTACGACTGGGAGCGCCAGGTGAAAACCAGCGATCCTTCCTACTACAAATGGACCCAGTGGCTGTTCCTCCAGATCTATAACAGCTGGTTTAACCGCCACACCCAGAAGGCAGAACCCATCAGCACCCTGGTATCCATCTTTGCGGCGGAAGGTAATGTGCGCCATGAATGCCCCGGCGACCGCCAGTTGCGCTTCTCCGCGGTAGACTGGCAGGCGTACAGTGAAGACGCCCGCCTGCAGGTATTAATGCAGTACCGCCTGGCTTTCCTGGCCTATGCAGAGGTGAACTGGTGCGAGGCACTGGGCACCGTACTGGCCAATGACGAAGTGGTGAACGGTGTGAGCGAACGTGGTGGCTACCCCGTAGTGAAAAAGAAAATGCGCCAATGGTTCATGCGCATTACTGAATATGCAAACCGCCTGCTGGAAGGCCTGGAAACCGTGGCCTACAGCGATGCGATGAAGGAAATGCAGCGCAACTGGATCGGCAAGAGCCAGGGCGCAGAGATCAAATTCCCCATCAAAGGCGCGCCGGCAGAGACTTTTATCACCGTGTACACCACCCGCCCGGATACCATTTACGGCGTAGATTTCATGGTGCTGGCTCCGGAACATGAGCTGGTATCCATCATTACCACCGGCGAACAACAGGCTACCATCAGCGCTTATATTGATTATGTGCAAAGCCGCTCAGAGCGGGAGCGCATGGCAGAAGTAAAACAGGTGACCGGCGCCTTTACAGGGGCCTATGCCATTAATCCTATCAGCGGGCAGGAAGTGCCGGTGTGGATCTCCGAGTACGTACTGGCCGGCTACGGCACCGGCGCTATCATGGCCGTGCCCTGCGGTGATCAGCGCGACTTTGGCTTTGCAAAGCATTTTGATATTCCCATCACCAATATCCTCGGTGCCGCCTTCAACGGCCAGGAAGCCAATCCTACCAAGGATGCGATCCTGGAAAACAGCGGCTCCCTCAATGGCACGCCCATGCGCGACGCCAGCGAGATCGTGATCCGGGAGCTGGAAAATAAGGGCATTGGCCGCCGCCAGATCAATTACAAGATGCGCGATGCTGGCTTCAGCCGCCAGCGTTACTGGGGCGAGCCTTTCCCCATCGTGTACAAACACGGCGTGGCCCATCCCATTGATGAAAAGGAACTCCCGCTGGAACTGCCGCATATTGAAAATTACAAACCCGGCCCTGAAGGCGAAGGCCCGCTGGCCAACATTACCGAGTGGGTGGACATTGCCCCCGGTGTGCGCCGCGAAACCAATACCATGCCCGGTTACGCCGGTAGCAGCTGGTACTTCCTGCGCTACATGGACCCGCATAATTCAGAAACCTTTGCCAGCCGCCATGCCACGGACTACTGGAACCAGGTGGATGTATATGTAGGGGGTACAGAGCACGCCGTAGGCCACCTGCTGTATTCCCGCATGTGGACGAAAGTATTCTGCGACCTGGACCTCATCGGTTTTGACGAGCCTTACAAAAAGCTCATCAACCAGGGCATGATCCAGGGCTCCAGCCGTTTTGTTTATCGTGTAAAAGGCTCCAATGAATACGTTTCCTTTGGCCTGAAAGATCAATATGAAACAGACCGCCTGCACGTGGATGTAAATATTGTAGATGGCGTGGTGCTGGATACAGCAGCGTTCCGCAAATGGAAAACAGATTTTGCAGATGCTACGTTCGTGCTGGAAAACGGACAGTACATTTGCGGCACGGAAGTGGAGAAAATGAGTAAAAGCAAGTACAATACCGTAAACCCCAATGAACTGGTGGATAAATACGGTGCTGATACTTTCCGCATGTATGAAATGTTCCTGGGCCCCGTGGAGCAATCCAAACCCTGGGATACCAAGGGCATTGAAGGCGTACACCGCTTCCTGAAAAAACTCTGGCGCCTGTTCTACGATGAGCAGAAAGGCTGGATCGTGACCGAAGAAGCACCTTCCGCGGAAGCATTGAAAGTGCTGCACAAAGCCATCCAGAAAATTGATAACGATACGGAGAACTTCTCCTACAATACCGCGGTAAGCCAGTTCATGATCTGCGTGAACGAACTGGCCACCCTGAAGGCCAGCCGCCGTGCAGTGCTGGAACCTTTGCTGGTGCTGCTGGCGCCTTACGCGCCGCATATTGCCGCAGAGCTGTGGGAAGCCCTGGGCAACACCACCAGCGTACTGGATGCAGCCTACCCGGTGTTTGATGAACAGTACACCAAGGAAAGCGCCTTCAACTACCCCGTAGCCGTGAATGGTAAAACCCGCACTGAAATGAGCCTCCCGCTGGATGCAGACAATGCAGCCATAGAAGCCGCCGTGCTGGCCCATGAAGACCTCCAGAAATGGCTGGATGGTAAAACGGTAAAACGCGTGGTGATCGTGAAAGGAAGGATGATCAACCTGGTGATCTAA
- a CDS encoding cell division protein FtsX yields the protein MAQSGKSSSKKSSPSYISSIIGVALVLFLLGTLGLFVIQANKLSVYFKEGVEIQVILRDNVKDTQAQALKDSIANKPYVRSIEYVSKDMAAERFKKDFGEDFTSLLGYNPLYASINFKARSAYVNADSLKIIENSFSQIAAVREVSYQRALVDKLNENVRRIGLVVLGLCVVLALVVIVLIDNTIRLAMFSNRFLIKTMQMVGATRWFIAKPFDLRAIINGAISALLAIIGLIGVLWITRQRLELPGFEDLKDYFLVGLLFLGLISLGIGICVLSTHRSVMKYLRMKLDDLY from the coding sequence ATGGCTCAATCTGGGAAATCCTCGTCTAAAAAATCCAGTCCTTCTTACATATCTTCCATCATAGGTGTAGCCCTGGTCCTTTTCCTGCTGGGCACCCTGGGCCTCTTTGTTATCCAGGCCAATAAGCTTAGTGTGTATTTCAAGGAAGGGGTGGAGATCCAGGTGATCCTGCGCGATAACGTGAAGGATACCCAGGCCCAGGCATTGAAAGACTCCATTGCCAATAAACCGTATGTGCGCAGCATTGAATATGTGTCCAAAGATATGGCGGCAGAGCGCTTTAAGAAAGACTTTGGAGAGGATTTTACCAGCCTGCTCGGCTATAACCCCCTGTATGCCAGCATTAACTTCAAGGCGCGGTCTGCCTACGTGAACGCAGACAGCCTCAAGATAATTGAAAACAGCTTCTCCCAGATCGCAGCGGTGCGCGAGGTATCGTACCAGCGGGCCCTGGTAGACAAATTAAATGAGAACGTACGCAGGATAGGCCTGGTAGTGCTCGGGCTTTGCGTGGTGCTGGCCCTGGTAGTGATCGTGCTGATAGACAATACGATCCGCCTGGCCATGTTCAGCAACCGTTTCCTGATCAAGACCATGCAGATGGTAGGCGCCACCCGCTGGTTCATTGCCAAACCGTTTGACCTGCGGGCCATTATCAATGGCGCTATCAGTGCGTTGCTGGCCATCATCGGCCTCATTGGGGTGTTGTGGATCACCCGCCAGCGCCTGGAGCTGCCCGGTTTTGAAGACCTGAAGGATTACTTCCTGGTAGGCCTCCTCTTCCTGGGCCTGATCTCCCTGGGCATTGGCATCTGTGTGCTGAGCACCCACCGGTCTGTGATGAAATACCTCCGCATGAAACTGGACGACCTGTACTAG
- the tsaE gene encoding tRNA (adenosine(37)-N6)-threonylcarbamoyltransferase complex ATPase subunit type 1 TsaE, whose translation MERIFTQEELPETARLFWEKFPDTAVFAFDGQMGAGKTTFIKALCTAKAVQDVTSSPTFSIINEYHYPGPSGGEARIYHLDLYRLRNEQEALDAGVEDCLYGGDVCFVEWPGIVTSLLPADTVLVQLETLPDQKRLLRAGPAFRK comes from the coding sequence ATGGAACGCATTTTCACGCAGGAAGAACTGCCGGAAACGGCCCGCTTGTTCTGGGAAAAATTTCCCGATACCGCTGTTTTTGCCTTTGACGGGCAGATGGGAGCGGGCAAAACCACTTTCATCAAAGCCCTGTGCACCGCTAAAGCCGTGCAGGACGTAACGTCCAGCCCCACTTTTTCTATCATCAACGAGTATCATTACCCCGGCCCTTCCGGCGGGGAGGCCCGCATTTACCACCTGGACCTGTACCGCCTGCGCAATGAGCAGGAAGCCCTGGATGCCGGTGTGGAGGACTGTTTATACGGGGGCGATGTCTGCTTTGTAGAGTGGCCGGGCATTGTGACCAGCCTGTTGCCGGCAGATACGGTACTGGTGCAGCTGGAAACCCTGCCCGATCAAAAAAGGCTGTTAAGGGCAGGCCCGGCTTTTCGTAAATAA
- a CDS encoding undecaprenyl-diphosphate phosphatase, whose translation MDWLQTVILAIVEGITEYLPISSTGHMILTSAAMGIADDEFVKLYEVAIQLGAILAVVVLYWKKFFSFQQGWLQFYQKIILGVLPLLILGFLLHKEIEKLLGSPLVVGCTLFVGGIILLFVDKWFNKPEIDSVAKVDVFRALRIGFFQCLALLPGTSRSAATIVGGMQQKLTRAEAAEFSFFLAVPAMLAATGYDLLKKKDLLIGPGVGSDNLLKLAVGGFIAFLVAMAAIKLFINSLKKYGFKMWGVYRIIVGLLVFAAVYWGYLKA comes from the coding sequence ATGGATTGGTTACAAACGGTTATTCTTGCTATTGTTGAAGGTATTACAGAATACCTGCCCATTTCTTCCACCGGGCATATGATCCTCACCAGCGCTGCCATGGGCATTGCCGACGATGAATTTGTAAAGCTCTATGAAGTGGCCATACAGCTGGGCGCTATCCTGGCCGTAGTGGTGCTGTACTGGAAAAAGTTCTTTTCCTTCCAGCAAGGCTGGCTGCAGTTTTACCAGAAGATCATCCTGGGGGTGCTGCCCCTGCTTATCCTGGGGTTTTTACTACACAAGGAAATTGAGAAACTGCTGGGTAGCCCATTGGTAGTAGGGTGCACCCTGTTTGTAGGGGGCATCATCCTGCTGTTTGTGGATAAGTGGTTCAACAAGCCGGAGATCGATTCTGTAGCCAAGGTGGATGTGTTCCGCGCTTTGCGTATCGGGTTCTTCCAATGCCTTGCATTATTGCCTGGCACCAGCCGCAGTGCCGCCACGATTGTAGGCGGTATGCAGCAAAAACTAACCCGTGCGGAAGCCGCGGAGTTTTCCTTCTTCCTGGCCGTTCCCGCCATGCTGGCCGCTACCGGTTACGACCTGTTGAAAAAGAAAGACCTGCTGATCGGCCCCGGCGTAGGTAGTGATAATCTGCTGAAACTGGCCGTTGGTGGCTTCATCGCCTTCCTGGTAGCCATGGCGGCCATTAAATTGTTCATCAACTCCCTGAAAAAATATGGCTTCAAAATGTGGGGCGTTTACCGCATCATTGTAGGCCTGTTGGTGTTTGCAGCGGTTTACTGGGGGTATTTGAAAGCGTAA
- a CDS encoding DUF3098 domain-containing protein, translating to MAKGYNAPGKPAEKHAEKAAPAVDNRFLFAKDAYKIMAAGLVVIVIGFLLMTGGGSNDPNSFKPEEVYSFRRITLAPIVILLGLAIEAYAIMRKPKSTTPEAAKTL from the coding sequence ATGGCTAAAGGATATAATGCACCGGGCAAACCGGCAGAAAAACATGCCGAAAAAGCTGCGCCGGCCGTAGATAACCGCTTCCTGTTCGCTAAAGATGCGTACAAGATCATGGCTGCCGGCCTGGTGGTGATCGTGATCGGCTTTCTCCTGATGACCGGTGGTGGCAGCAATGATCCCAATTCCTTTAAACCGGAGGAAGTGTACAGCTTCCGCCGCATCACCCTGGCGCCCATCGTGATCCTCCTGGGCCTCGCTATTGAAGCTTATGCTATCATGCGCAAACCGAAGAGCACCACGCCGGAAGCCGCAAAAACCCTTTAA
- a CDS encoding alanine dehydrogenase gives MEQRQKPVVSAGFTYSPLEEMLDIPQKNTRLHIGIPKETSFQENRIALTPDAVAILVHNGHNIAVEHGAGDGSHFYDTDYAEAGAEILYDKAAVFKSDIILKSAPLNDAEIALLHPHQIVISPIHLAALQAEQMQRMMDKRITLLSFENLKDDAGTYPIVRAMSEIAGGAVMLLAGQYLSNAHYGKGILLGGVTGIPPTKVVIIGAGIVGEFAARTALALGSSVKVFDNNIYKLKRLQNNIGVRVFTSVLRPKVLAEQLRNADVAVGALSSQNGRTPVVVSETMVSNMKAGAVIVDVSIDRGGCFETSHITSHENPIFKKYDVVHYCVPNIASGFARTASEAISNVLMPLLLEAADDGGFENLVWIKRGVRNGIYLYKGALTNYHLSERFKLKYTDLELLLAVKG, from the coding sequence ATGGAGCAGCGGCAAAAACCGGTTGTGAGTGCGGGCTTTACTTATTCTCCATTGGAAGAGATGCTGGACATCCCTCAAAAAAACACCCGGCTTCATATTGGTATACCCAAGGAAACATCTTTCCAGGAAAACCGCATTGCGCTGACCCCGGATGCAGTGGCCATCCTGGTGCACAACGGGCACAATATTGCCGTGGAGCATGGCGCAGGAGATGGTTCCCATTTCTATGACACAGATTACGCAGAAGCAGGTGCAGAGATCCTGTACGATAAAGCGGCTGTTTTTAAATCCGATATTATTCTCAAATCCGCCCCGCTGAATGATGCGGAGATAGCGCTGCTGCACCCGCACCAGATCGTGATCTCCCCTATTCACCTGGCCGCGCTGCAGGCAGAACAGATGCAGCGCATGATGGATAAACGCATTACCCTGCTTTCTTTTGAAAACCTGAAAGATGACGCAGGCACCTACCCCATCGTGCGCGCCATGAGTGAAATAGCCGGGGGGGCGGTGATGCTGCTGGCAGGGCAGTACCTGAGCAACGCCCATTATGGCAAAGGCATTTTGCTGGGCGGGGTTACCGGCATTCCGCCTACCAAGGTGGTCATCATCGGCGCCGGCATTGTGGGCGAATTTGCCGCCCGCACCGCGCTGGCCCTGGGCTCGTCTGTAAAAGTATTTGACAACAATATTTACAAACTGAAACGCCTGCAGAACAATATTGGCGTACGGGTATTTACCTCCGTATTACGGCCCAAGGTACTGGCAGAGCAGCTGCGCAATGCGGATGTGGCAGTGGGTGCCCTTTCATCGCAGAATGGCCGCACGCCCGTTGTGGTGTCTGAAACCATGGTGAGCAATATGAAAGCCGGGGCCGTGATCGTGGATGTGAGTATAGACCGGGGCGGCTGCTTTGAAACGTCCCACATCACCAGCCACGAAAATCCCATTTTCAAAAAATATGACGTAGTACACTACTGTGTGCCCAACATTGCCTCCGGCTTTGCCCGCACCGCCTCAGAAGCCATCAGCAATGTGCTCATGCCGCTGCTCCTGGAAGCCGCGGACGACGGCGGTTTTGAGAACCTGGTATGGATAAAGCGGGGTGTGCGCAATGGCATCTATCTTTACAAAGGCGCCCTTACCAATTACCACCTGAGCGAACGCTTTAAACTGAAATATACGGACCTGGAACTGCTGTTGGCAGTGAAGGGTTGA
- a CDS encoding M20/M25/M40 family metallo-hydrolase: MNRSTKMLLALGLLLHAACALHAQSDIKEGEVKRIISTLASDKMRGRKTFTPDIQRASAFIESEFAKAGLKPLPGEKNFRQEFSVFKLVNTKTDLRINGQPAHNKTILRSNNTHLDWTSTDSRVEIMNIGPDEDLFKEMGKYLRLQKNAVIWVDAKHAEQFAQFQGYLNNNAKEKLDSSHSLLFVLKDNNNANIDNWSLSVNQRIDKAKLNNVVGILPGRSKSLKGEYVVFSGHYDHLGIIEPNAAKDSIANGADDDASGTTAVITLAQHFKKLHNNARTLVFVAFTAEEMGGFGSHYFSHQLDADSVVAMFNIEMIGKEAKFGTNTAFITGFERSDFGPILQKNLEGTAFKFYPDPYPDQHLFYRSDNATLARLGVPAHTISTDQIDADKDYHQVTDEVKTLDIANITKTIQAIALSAQSIVSGKDTPTRIDKNSVDQ; this comes from the coding sequence ATGAACCGGTCAACCAAAATGTTACTGGCCCTGGGCCTGCTGCTGCACGCCGCATGCGCCCTCCATGCCCAAAGCGATATTAAAGAAGGCGAAGTAAAACGCATCATCAGTACCCTGGCGTCCGATAAAATGCGGGGCCGTAAAACCTTTACCCCGGATATCCAGCGGGCATCTGCTTTCATTGAAAGCGAGTTTGCCAAGGCGGGCCTCAAACCCCTCCCCGGCGAAAAGAACTTCCGCCAGGAATTTTCTGTGTTCAAACTGGTGAACACCAAAACAGACCTGCGCATCAATGGCCAGCCTGCCCATAACAAGACCATCCTGCGCAGCAATAACACCCACCTGGACTGGACCTCCACAGACAGCCGCGTAGAGATCATGAACATTGGCCCGGATGAGGACCTGTTCAAAGAAATGGGCAAATACCTGCGCCTGCAAAAGAACGCCGTGATCTGGGTAGATGCCAAACATGCAGAACAGTTTGCCCAGTTCCAGGGATACCTGAACAACAACGCAAAGGAAAAGCTGGACAGCAGCCATAGCCTGCTGTTTGTGCTGAAGGATAATAACAATGCCAATATTGATAACTGGAGCCTGTCTGTAAACCAGCGGATCGATAAGGCGAAGCTGAATAACGTAGTAGGCATCCTGCCCGGCAGGAGTAAAAGCCTGAAAGGTGAGTACGTGGTATTCTCCGGCCATTATGATCACCTCGGCATCATTGAGCCCAATGCCGCTAAAGACAGCATTGCCAATGGCGCAGATGATGATGCTTCCGGCACTACCGCGGTGATCACGCTGGCCCAGCACTTTAAAAAACTGCATAACAATGCGCGTACCCTTGTATTTGTAGCTTTCACCGCGGAAGAAATGGGCGGCTTTGGTTCCCATTATTTCTCCCATCAGCTGGATGCAGACAGCGTAGTGGCCATGTTCAACATAGAGATGATCGGTAAGGAAGCCAAGTTTGGTACCAACACCGCTTTCATCACCGGCTTTGAGCGCAGCGATTTTGGCCCCATCCTCCAAAAGAACCTGGAAGGCACCGCCTTTAAATTCTACCCCGATCCTTACCCGGACCAACACTTGTTCTATCGCTCAGACAACGCTACCCTGGCGCGTTTGGGCGTACCGGCGCACACCATCTCCACAGACCAGATAGATGCTGATAAAGACTATCACCAGGTAACAGATGAAGTGAAAACGCTGGACATTGCCAACATTACCAAAACCATCCAGGCCATTGCCCTGAGTGCACAAAGCATTGTCAGCGGCAAGGATACGCCTACCCGCATTGATAAGAACAGCGTGGATCAATAA